The region TTTTCATTCATCATATTGAGAAATTCTTCATTATCTTTTGTCTTTTGCATTTTTGAATAGATAAAGGTTAAAGCTTCAATATCATCCATTTGTTGCATAACATTTCTAAGCATCCATACTTTTGTGAGCTTGTCTTTTCCTAAGAGAAGATCATCTTTTCTTGTTCCTGATTTTAAAATGTCAAAAGCCGGATAGATTCTTCTGTCTGCAATATTTCTAGCTAGGACGATTTCGCTGTTGCCCGTTCCCTTAAACTCTTCAAAAATGACTTCATCCATTCTTGATCCTGTTTCAATTAGGGCTGTTGCAATGATTGTGAGACTACCGCCTTGCTCAATATTTCTTGCCGCTCCAAAAAATCTTTTTGGTTTATGCAATGCATTGGCATCGACTCCCCCACTAAGAACCTTTCCGCTTGAAGGGGTGATGGCATTATAGGCTCTAGCCAAACGAGTGATGGAGTCAAGTAAAATCACGACGTCTTTTCCCATCTCTATGCGGCGCTTAGCCCTCTCTAAGACTAATTCGGCGACTCGAATATGGTTGGCTGAAGGGAGATCAAAAGTAGAGCTAAATACTTGCCCCTTTACGCTTCTTTGCATATCAGTAACTTCTTCGGGGCGCTCATCTACTAAGAGGACGATAAGTTCTATTTCGGGATGGTTGTAGGTAATACCGTGTGCTAGTTCTTTCATCAATTCAGTTTTTCCGGTTCGAGGGGGGGCAACAATCAAGGCTCTTTGACCTTTTCCAATTGGGCTGAATAAATCAAGCATTCTACCTGTAACTTTTGTGGGTTCATACTCAAGTTTGATTTGCTCTGTCGGAAAAAGCGGGGTTAAGTTGTCAAAAAGGGGACGATTTTTTATTTCTTCTAAAGAAAGATAATTGACAGCTTCAATTTTAAGAAGTGCATAATATCTTTCTTGATCTTTTGGGGAACGAACTTGTCCGGTTACTACATCTCCATTTCTTAATGCAAAACGTCTGATTTGAGATTGACTTACATACGTATCGTTTTGACTATCGGTAAAGGCTTCATCGATTCCTCTTAAAAATCCGTATCCTTCGTTTGTCGTCTCTAAAATTCCCGTAAAGAGAATGTAGCCGCCCTGACTGACTTGGGTTTTTAAAATTTCAAACATTAAATCTTGGCGTTTGTATTCCTGCGGGTTTTCTATTTCCAATTTATTGGCGATTTCGATGAGTTTTTCCATCGGTTTTGTACGAAGTTCTTCAATACGATAGCCATCTACGGGAGTATGGGTTCGGGTTTTTGAAACATTGGAATTTTGTTCTGTAGCCATTTTTATCCTTGGAAATTTCCCCTAATCAAAGTGCAATGCATTTAGATTTGGATATTTTGGAGTTTTTTGAATGTAAGGTCTGTATTTTATACAAACCTTGGCATTAAAGTCAATAATTTCTCGGTAATTAATTATCTTTGATAGTTATGTCAGGGTGGATTTTATAGACCTTGTTTTTGATTTTGATCAAAAGTCCCACTTCAATAAGTTGTTTAAAGGTTTTTACAATAGTGGGTTTTGAAACATTCAAGTGAGAGATGATATCTTCATAAGAACCATAATATACGTGGTCTTCATCGCAGTTTTCAAGCAAAAATTTGATAATTTCTATTTTTTTGCCGCCTACGAATGCAGAGATAGCATTGATAAGAAGATTTTTTGATTCAAGTTCAAGGGCTTGGAGTTTTGGAAGCATAGCTTTTTGTAAAGCATTTAACAACTCATCAACGTCCAATGGCTTGAGGATATAACCATCTACTTTCAAACTGATGGCATCAAGAAGATAAGGAACTTCGGTGTGTGCTGTTGTAATAAGAACAGGGCAGTGGGGGTTGGTTTTTCCATTTCTAATGGATTTAATCAACTCAATGCCGTTGAGTTTTGGCATCAAAATATCTGTTAAGACAACATCAATATTGTGAGTGTCAAAAATATTGAGGGCTTCCTGACCATTTTTTGCTAAAATAAGCCTGCCTACATAGTCTTCAAGCACGATTGATGTGATGCGTTGCGTATCTTCGTCATCTTCTACATATAAAACGGTGAGGTTTTTTAAATTCTCATACTTATCCATGGTTATCCTTTTGTTGATTTTGTTTTACAGGTAATTCTATCAAAAAAATTGCTCCATAATAACTTTCTACTGAAATTTTACTTGTCCAATTTGAATTGGATACCGAAATTGTTCCATACATTTGTCTTTCTATGATTTGTTTTGTCATATAAAGACCAATTCCTGTTCCTACTGATTTGTGCTTTGTAGTAAAGTAGGGTTCAAATATCTTATTGATGTTTTCTGATTTTACACCTCCTGCATTATCTTTGATGGAAATAAAGGCGGTAGTGCCTTTGACATTTAATCCAATTTCACATACACCGTTATTGATATTTTGTTCCAATATCGCATCGTAAGTGTTTTTAATCAGATTTAAAATCACTTGCGTAAATACATTTTCGTGTTGGTAAAGCTGAATGTCATTTTCAATATCGGTATAAACGGTAATATTTTTTTGTCTTAAAGTTGGATTAACGATTTTAATCGAATCTTGAATGGCTTTGGCAAGTGAAAATTCGCCTTTATCTTTATTTAAGTGGAAAAAATTCCTGAAATTTTCTATCGTAGCTGACATATTTTTAGCAATTCTAAGAGCATCTTCAGTTTGAGTATCAATAAAATGCTTATCGAGTTTGCCGCTGTTGAATTTGATTTTAAAACTTTGAATCAAAATAAGAAGTGAGTTTAGCGGCTGCCTCCATTGATGAGCAATGTTTTGAATCATTTCTCCCATTGCGGCTAAACGGGCTTGTTGGTACATAATTTGATCTTTTTTGCGCGATTGCTCAACTTCGTGTTCAATAGTCTTTTGAAGATTACGATTTATTTCTTTGAGTTCTTTGGTTTTTTGATTGATAGCTTTTTCGAGTTCTTGATTTGTATTTTTGATATAGTTTAAAACAAGGTTGGATAAAAATAAAGTCATAAAAATGACAATAAACATAAAAACCATCAGTACAACGAGCGTGATTTTATAAAAAACATTAGTAGTTGAATTTTTGAGCATCGAGATTTTTAAACGCAACCCAACGATATTTGAAATGGCTTTATTTATCTCTACGCTTAGACTAATGAGGATTTTGATATCTTCTTGGTAATGTTTGGATTTTTTGTGATAAAGCTTTGTAAGCAGATCATTAGTCGTCTTGATAATGCGATCGACTTTTTGTATTTCTTCAAACTCGTATTGTCGGTATTCCTGCATTTGCGTATAGGATTTTTTAGAAATTTTTTTTTGATAAAATTGTTTGACTTGTCGCAGAAAATTTTTTTTGGGTTTTCTGAGGAGTTTGTATTCATTCCATACGTTAAGCATAAGGTTTTCATTCGAAGAAATATCCGTTTTTTGATTGACATAATTCATAATGTCAATGATATAAAAATCTTGAATTTGCTTTAGTTTTTGGATTTCTTTGATCGGAGCGGGAAAATTTGTCTCATAATCGTATTTTAATCCGCTTAAAGCCAAAAATGAAGTGATACATACAAGCAGAAATCCAATCGTGATAGTAGCAATCAGCATTTTTGTTTGGAGTTGGAGGCTTTTGCTGTGAATTTTTTTGATATCAGGATTCAAGTTTTACGCCTCCGATTGCATTTGAGAGAGCATTTACAAGCATATTGTATTGGATAAATTTTATTTGGTTTTCTTCATTTTCTTTTTCTATGGCTTGTTGGATATTTTTTTGTTCTTGTATGAACTTGAGTTTTTTGCTTCGGGTATCTTCAATTTCTTTGCTAAGGGTTTCTATCTCATTGAGCAAAGATTTTTTTTCTTCAAGATATTTTGCTAGGCTGATGCTGATAGTTTCTTTTTGAATCATCTCATCAGTTTTTAGGTTTTGAAGTTCTTTCTTTTTTTTCTCATAAATTAAATCGGTTTCGCTTAAAATTTTGTTTTTAATTGAAATTTCATTTTGTATTTCGTTGATATCAGTTTCTAGATTGAGAGCTGTTTGTCCGGCTTTATCTGCTTGATCTTGCAAGGAGTTTATTTTGATTTGAATTTCAAATTTTTGTACAGCCGTGTTTTCTATTTTTTCCAAGCTCCATTTTTCGCCTCTAGTGTCAATAATAATAGGAATAGAAATTTCTTGACCATCAATATGGATGGTTTGACCCTGGTAAAAATCGATAAAATCCCTTGCTCCATTGGAATTATTATAAAGCATTTCGAGTAATTTGTTTGATACTTTCTCATAAATCAGATTTTTACGGGAGCGAATTTTTTCTTCTGCAAAGCAGGTTTGTAGAATGCCTGGAATTTTACCATCAAGAATTTTTTCTAGATGTATTCTTAGTTCTTGAGTTACTAGAAATAAGAAATTTTTAGAAAAATCAATATTAGAGACGTTTTCTAGGTTCATTTTGGTGTTTAAGACATAGCTGACATTTTCTGAAATCAGGTCTTCTAGATTGATTTTTTTAAGGCAAGCGTTGATTTTAAGTCTGTCTTCATCATCAAGAAGCCTTGCAGTGCTTAGTTTTTGGACACTTCGAATTTCGTTGCTGATTTTTACAAACTTAAAGTCAAAAATTTTGAAATAAACGCCAAGTTTTGAAAAAAATAGTCCGTCTCTTGTTGTCAGATTAAAAGTTTTTTTAATGGCATTTCTAACGATGTCTCTAAAAAGGAGGTCATTATTAGAATCCACGCAAGTTTTGGCGTATTGTAAAATCAAGCTGAAATCTTCTTGAGAGAGAGTTTCGTTATCATCTAAAGTTTGAGATTTGAATTTATTTTTACTTTCTTGAATCCATTTACTCAGGAAAAAAACACAAAGGTTATTAACAGGATCTTTAATCGTTGCAGAGACTTGGATATTATTATTTTTGTCAAAATAAACAAAAGTATTCATTCCATTTTTTCTATAAAAATCTGCAATGCTTTTTCGGACACATTCCTGATAGTTTTTATTATTGGGATCAGTAGAATGGTCTTGGAGTATTTTTTTAATCTCAAGAGACAAATTTGCAATAATATTTTGGTTGAAATCAATTAAATTTTTTGATCTTGCACAGCCTTGTTCAAGCATATCCATAGTGATTGTATATAATAACGAACAATCCATTTGCTACCTTTTGTAGTATGATTGCAATTTTTATCAGACATTATAACAGAAAAGTAAAGATTATATTCTAGTTTTTAAGGGGGGTTATCATAGAAGAGGTATTTTATGTTACGGTTGCTGGTCTTGGAATATCGATTGTCATCAATTTATTTTTGAAAAGATTTGATATGCCTGTGATTATCGGGTATATCCTCACAGGTGTGGCAATTGTATATCTTTTTGGGATAGAGGGTTCTGAAGTTTTATCAAGCATTGCTGATCTCGGTATTGTGTTTTTGATGTTTATGATCGGTCTTGAGTTTAGTTTTGATCGATTGCGTGCAATGAAACAAGAGGTTTTGCTTTTTGGTATTTTGCAGGTAATGGTAACGACATTGCTGTTTTTTACGCTGAGTTATTATCTCTTTGGACTTTCGTTGGTTTCCTCATTAGTTGTTGGAATGGCGTTTTCGCTTTCTTCTACAGCCATCGTTTTGAAGTATTTTGAAGAAAATAAACAGCTCAACACGGTTGCAGGAAGAAGTGTTGTGGGAATTTTGATTATGCAAGACATTGCTGTCATCCCGATTTTATTGATTTTGGCATTATTGAGCAATGAAGGTTCAAGCTTGGGAAATTTGTTGCTTAAGACACTTATCTCTGGTTTTATTGTTTTGGTAATTCTTTTGTTACCCGGAAGGCATTTTGCTACTCGAATACTTAATTTATCTGCCAATAGCAGGCTTCCTGAACTATTTATGGGGACTATTTTACTGATTGTACTTGGGGCAGCAAGCGTCAGTCATTTTTTTGGCTTTTCGATGTCTTTGGGGGCTTTTATTGCTGGGATGGCGATTTCAAAATCTCGTTATAAGTATCAAGTAGAAGCAGATTTATCGCATTTTAGGGATATATTGCTTGGATTGTTTTTTGTTACTGTTGGAATGCAAATCAATTTACCTTTTCTATTTGATCAATTTTTTGCTATCGTGCTTTTGCTTTCTGCGACGATGGTTTTGAAGATTGCTTTGATTTATTGGATTCTTAAAATTTTTAGGAGCTCTCAAAGTTCTATTAAAACCGCCTTATCTCTTTCTCAAATCGGGGAGTTTTCTTTCGTCGTGTTTTTGAATGCAAATATAAGCGATCTTTTTAACTATGAAAATCAAGGTGGTATTTTAGGGTATTTGCAAGAAAAAGGAATCATTGAAATCATCCCTGCAGATATCCATCAGTTTTTGGTTTTGATGGTGATTTTTTCTATGCTCATCACTCCATTTATCCTTAAATATATCAATCCGATTTCAGATTATATTCTTGCAAAACATTTAAATCACGGGTTTCAAAAGGATCAAAAAGTTCAAATCCCTATCCCGCTTCAAGATCATATTATCGTCGTAGGCTATGGAACATATGGATCGGAAGTTGTGGATATTTTAAAGCAAAATAATGCCAGATATATTGCTGTAGATTATAATATTGCCCAAGTTGAGCTTGGTGAAAAAGCTAAGGATAATGTTATCTTTGGAAATATCGCTCAAGAAAGCTTTTTGGAAAAACTTAAGTTAGAGTCTGCAAAGTGCGTCATTATTACAGTTGATAATACGAGCATTATCAAGGCTATTTGTGATAGAATTTTAGGCATTGCTCCCGGTGTTAATCTGATTGCAAAAGTAGATTGTAAAATAGAAGAAGAGGAATTGAGTAGGCTCAATGTCAATAGCATTAACAGCAAGCGTGAAATAGCGACTTTGTTGGCTCAATATGCCCTGAATGCGAAAGGAACATAAGTATGACTG is a window of Helicobacter sp. 12S02232-10 DNA encoding:
- the rho gene encoding transcription termination factor Rho, whose product is MATEQNSNVSKTRTHTPVDGYRIEELRTKPMEKLIEIANKLEIENPQEYKRQDLMFEILKTQVSQGGYILFTGILETTNEGYGFLRGIDEAFTDSQNDTYVSQSQIRRFALRNGDVVTGQVRSPKDQERYYALLKIEAVNYLSLEEIKNRPLFDNLTPLFPTEQIKLEYEPTKVTGRMLDLFSPIGKGQRALIVAPPRTGKTELMKELAHGITYNHPEIELIVLLVDERPEEVTDMQRSVKGQVFSSTFDLPSANHIRVAELVLERAKRRIEMGKDVVILLDSITRLARAYNAITPSSGKVLSGGVDANALHKPKRFFGAARNIEQGGSLTIIATALIETGSRMDEVIFEEFKGTGNSEIVLARNIADRRIYPAFDILKSGTRKDDLLLGKDKLTKVWMLRNVMQQMDDIEALTFIYSKMQKTKDNEEFLNMMNEKD
- a CDS encoding response regulator, which gives rise to MDKYENLKNLTVLYVEDDEDTQRITSIVLEDYVGRLILAKNGQEALNIFDTHNIDVVLTDILMPKLNGIELIKSIRNGKTNPHCPVLITTAHTEVPYLLDAISLKVDGYILKPLDVDELLNALQKAMLPKLQALELESKNLLINAISAFVGGKKIEIIKFLLENCDEDHVYYGSYEDIISHLNVSKPTIVKTFKQLIEVGLLIKIKNKVYKIHPDITIKDN
- a CDS encoding HAMP domain-containing sensor histidine kinase — encoded protein: MNPDIKKIHSKSLQLQTKMLIATITIGFLLVCITSFLALSGLKYDYETNFPAPIKEIQKLKQIQDFYIIDIMNYVNQKTDISSNENLMLNVWNEYKLLRKPKKNFLRQVKQFYQKKISKKSYTQMQEYRQYEFEEIQKVDRIIKTTNDLLTKLYHKKSKHYQEDIKILISLSVEINKAISNIVGLRLKISMLKNSTTNVFYKITLVVLMVFMFIVIFMTLFLSNLVLNYIKNTNQELEKAINQKTKELKEINRNLQKTIEHEVEQSRKKDQIMYQQARLAAMGEMIQNIAHQWRQPLNSLLILIQSFKIKFNSGKLDKHFIDTQTEDALRIAKNMSATIENFRNFFHLNKDKGEFSLAKAIQDSIKIVNPTLRQKNITVYTDIENDIQLYQHENVFTQVILNLIKNTYDAILEQNINNGVCEIGLNVKGTTAFISIKDNAGGVKSENINKIFEPYFTTKHKSVGTGIGLYMTKQIIERQMYGTISVSNSNWTSKISVESYYGAIFLIELPVKQNQQKDNHG
- a CDS encoding cation:proton antiporter, with amino-acid sequence MVINLFLKRFDMPVIIGYILTGVAIVYLFGIEGSEVLSSIADLGIVFLMFMIGLEFSFDRLRAMKQEVLLFGILQVMVTTLLFFTLSYYLFGLSLVSSLVVGMAFSLSSTAIVLKYFEENKQLNTVAGRSVVGILIMQDIAVIPILLILALLSNEGSSLGNLLLKTLISGFIVLVILLLPGRHFATRILNLSANSRLPELFMGTILLIVLGAASVSHFFGFSMSLGAFIAGMAISKSRYKYQVEADLSHFRDILLGLFFVTVGMQINLPFLFDQFFAIVLLLSATMVLKIALIYWILKIFRSSQSSIKTALSLSQIGEFSFVVFLNANISDLFNYENQGGILGYLQEKGIIEIIPADIHQFLVLMVIFSMLITPFILKYINPISDYILAKHLNHGFQKDQKVQIPIPLQDHIIVVGYGTYGSEVVDILKQNNARYIAVDYNIAQVELGEKAKDNVIFGNIAQESFLEKLKLESAKCVIITVDNTSIIKAICDRILGIAPGVNLIAKVDCKIEEEELSRLNVNSINSKREIATLLAQYALNAKGT